In Flavivirga abyssicola, the following are encoded in one genomic region:
- a CDS encoding TlpA family protein disulfide reductase: MNTKETLKNNMLFVAVISFLLCLSCNKKEVNYAIITGKVENFDETKVPISRKHSSIGDNLEKNITLNEDKTFIDTIYMNTAGIYNFYGKSIYLQPADSLNLIFNPKDRNTPIVFSGSNTSINDYFLEKKRKKKKLVPSFRTYIKYDEAKYISLFSDVNKEILKLLEPLKDVYPKFYEFEKRDLDYYYKFKLSEYERLHRKYTNNPDFEASETIKNITKTIDYDNATDFEHSADYRVLSVYKFLSYSYYPRVTNLDHPDTLNTVFTKIKSLQSKNIKNYLLESMSRYINPDVKNLDVLYVGITESLTDSSALNKIEKKYKTAKRLVKGNPGFPFEFENHKGGTTSFKDLRGKYVYVDMWATWCGPCKRQIPFLEQLEKKYHDANIAFVSISVDSSKDKWRKFVDEKQLGGIQLIADDANNSEIMKNYGITGIPRFMLFDTSGNIISANAKQPSEIIETDYLDKIIAGK, encoded by the coding sequence ATGAATACAAAAGAAACACTTAAAAACAATATGCTATTTGTTGCCGTTATTAGTTTTTTACTATGCTTATCCTGCAACAAAAAAGAAGTTAATTATGCTATAATAACAGGTAAAGTTGAAAACTTTGATGAAACTAAAGTTCCCATTTCCAGAAAACACTCTAGTATTGGGGATAATTTAGAAAAAAATATTACCCTAAATGAAGATAAAACATTTATAGATACCATTTACATGAATACTGCTGGTATTTATAATTTTTATGGTAAATCCATTTATTTACAACCTGCTGATAGCTTGAACCTTATTTTTAATCCTAAGGATAGAAATACACCGATTGTCTTTTCAGGTAGTAATACCTCTATCAATGACTACTTTTTAGAAAAAAAACGGAAGAAAAAAAAGCTCGTGCCTAGTTTTAGGACTTATATAAAATATGATGAAGCTAAATATATATCGTTGTTTTCAGACGTAAACAAAGAAATATTAAAGCTTTTAGAGCCATTAAAAGATGTGTATCCAAAATTTTATGAATTCGAAAAACGAGATTTAGATTATTACTATAAATTCAAGTTAAGCGAATACGAACGACTTCATAGGAAATACACAAATAATCCTGATTTTGAAGCGAGTGAAACCATAAAAAATATAACCAAAACTATTGATTATGATAATGCAACTGATTTTGAGCATTCCGCTGATTATCGAGTATTATCTGTATACAAATTTTTATCTTATTCTTACTATCCAAGAGTCACAAATTTGGATCACCCAGATACCTTGAATACAGTCTTCACTAAAATAAAATCATTACAAAGTAAAAACATCAAAAATTACTTGTTAGAAAGTATGTCAAGATATATTAATCCAGATGTGAAAAATTTAGATGTTTTATATGTCGGAATTACTGAATCTTTAACTGACTCTTCAGCGCTTAATAAGATTGAAAAAAAATATAAAACAGCGAAACGACTTGTTAAAGGCAACCCAGGTTTTCCTTTTGAGTTTGAAAATCATAAAGGAGGGACCACATCTTTTAAGGACTTAAGAGGAAAATATGTATATGTTGATATGTGGGCAACTTGGTGCGGACCTTGTAAAAGACAAATTCCATTTTTGGAGCAATTAGAAAAAAAATACCATGATGCTAATATCGCATTTGTAAGTATTTCAGTAGATTCTAGCAAAGATAAGTGGCGTAAATTTGTTGATGAAAAACAGTTAGGAGGCATTCAATTGATAGCTGATGATGCTAATAATTCAGAAATAATGAAAAACTATGGTATTACTGGCATACCACGTTTTATGCTTTTTGATACGTCTGGAAACATCATTTCAGCAAATGCAAAACAACCTTCAGAAATTATAGAAACAGATTACTTAGATAAAATCATTGCTGGGAAATAA
- a CDS encoding glycoside hydrolase family 36 protein: MMINKQLKTNVILLAIIFGVLCSCKEDSKLDYQITSAETIKPLKILSDSIKIEGDLGSFKVDKRVKTLEPGVKIVTFNFSAETPSELKPTTITFNFPSLSINGFWNPGRAIDKVNYYRSGFSAKASSNAPVLAFYNNALDNRITMALSDALNRSDFECQVKEEDVHFYPKIKLFREKMPKTKSYKVKLLIDTRTIPYYKSIDDVASWWANNPSYKPMQVPDAAKKPMYSTWYSYHQNITADEIVAECKIAKSLGCAAVIVDDGWQTNDSNRGYAHTGDWTPDRIPEMKKFVENVHKEGMKFILWYSLPFMGEKAKNHAKFKGKYLRYWRSQGTYVLDPRYPEVREYIVNTYVKAMQDWNLDGFKLDFMGWFTANGNTKLTTDDGRDFASVNAATDYLMTEITTKLTALKPDVLIEFRQSYIGPLMRKYGNMFRGVDAPNNAVANKIEVTNLRIMAQNTAVHSDMFIWRPEETVEQAALQILNILYSVPQLSVKLNTIPKNHLEMIEHWFKYWNTNKHILIEGDFIPSNPGANYPILTALKNDKQISTVYEDISIEVKQNINVIDIINAKTTHTIAFSLGNKRPAYVTVKDCKGKIIFEGKTNFKKGLNSLELPASGMTNIKFR; encoded by the coding sequence ATGATGATAAATAAGCAATTAAAAACAAATGTTATACTTCTTGCTATTATTTTTGGGGTACTATGTTCTTGTAAGGAAGATTCTAAATTAGATTATCAAATAACCAGTGCTGAAACGATAAAACCATTGAAAATCCTTTCAGATAGTATAAAAATTGAGGGCGATTTAGGGAGTTTTAAAGTTGATAAAAGGGTAAAAACACTTGAACCTGGTGTTAAAATTGTAACCTTCAATTTTTCTGCTGAAACACCTTCAGAATTAAAACCTACAACCATTACCTTTAATTTCCCATCGTTAAGTATTAATGGTTTTTGGAATCCTGGCAGAGCCATAGACAAAGTGAACTACTACCGTAGTGGTTTTTCAGCAAAAGCATCAAGTAATGCACCTGTTTTAGCTTTCTACAATAATGCATTAGATAACAGAATTACAATGGCACTATCTGATGCATTAAATAGATCAGACTTTGAATGTCAGGTTAAAGAAGAGGATGTACATTTTTATCCAAAGATAAAACTCTTCAGAGAGAAAATGCCCAAAACAAAAAGCTATAAGGTAAAATTATTAATAGATACCAGAACCATACCCTATTACAAAAGTATAGACGATGTAGCTAGTTGGTGGGCAAACAATCCGTCATACAAACCTATGCAAGTTCCAGATGCAGCAAAAAAACCTATGTATTCAACTTGGTATAGTTACCATCAAAATATTACAGCAGATGAGATTGTAGCCGAATGTAAAATAGCAAAGTCTTTAGGTTGTGCTGCTGTAATTGTAGATGATGGTTGGCAAACTAACGATAGTAACCGTGGTTATGCCCATACTGGCGATTGGACACCCGATAGAATCCCTGAAATGAAAAAATTTGTGGAGAACGTCCATAAAGAAGGTATGAAGTTTATACTCTGGTACTCATTACCCTTTATGGGAGAAAAGGCGAAAAATCATGCTAAATTTAAAGGGAAATATTTACGCTATTGGAGAAGTCAAGGGACTTACGTTCTAGACCCACGTTATCCAGAAGTTAGAGAGTATATAGTTAATACATACGTAAAAGCAATGCAAGATTGGAATCTTGACGGCTTTAAACTTGATTTTATGGGTTGGTTTACTGCTAATGGAAATACCAAACTTACTACGGATGACGGCAGAGATTTTGCGAGTGTTAATGCTGCTACAGATTATTTGATGACAGAAATAACGACTAAGCTCACTGCACTAAAACCAGATGTTTTAATTGAATTTAGACAGTCCTATATTGGTCCTTTAATGCGTAAATACGGAAATATGTTTAGAGGTGTAGATGCCCCAAACAATGCCGTAGCAAACAAAATTGAAGTTACCAACTTACGCATTATGGCACAAAATACAGCTGTACATAGCGATATGTTTATTTGGAGACCAGAAGAAACCGTAGAGCAAGCAGCACTTCAAATTTTAAATATTTTATATAGTGTTCCACAACTATCTGTAAAATTAAATACCATACCCAAAAACCATTTAGAAATGATAGAACATTGGTTTAAGTATTGGAATACTAATAAGCATATACTAATTGAAGGGGACTTTATACCATCAAACCCGGGAGCTAATTATCCTATTTTAACAGCTTTAAAAAATGACAAGCAAATTTCTACGGTTTATGAAGATATTAGTATAGAAGTTAAACAAAACATAAACGTGATAGACATTATTAATGCCAAAACGACCCATACTATTGCTTTTAGTTTAGGTAACAAAAGGCCTGCTTACGTTACGGTAAAAGATTGTAAAGGCAAAATTATTTTTGAAGGCAAAACAAATTTCAAAAAAGGGTTAAATAGTTTAGAATTACCAGCATCTGGTATGACAAATATTAAATTTCGATAA
- a CDS encoding TonB-dependent receptor plug domain-containing protein, which translates to MKSRTQHIQYILLLVFSTFLLFQCNTSKEITTKKNTGNANTSASVDVKPNSLESDTQNIVDMLSKVSGVLIEGSGADASIIIRGVNTVNTGSSQPLFLVNGTVMGYGIRSVFYNIIPNQIQSIRVLKGSQASFYGSRGGAGVIEIILKE; encoded by the coding sequence ATGAAAAGTAGAACACAGCATATTCAATATATTTTATTACTTGTATTCAGTACATTTTTACTGTTTCAATGCAATACCTCTAAAGAAATTACCACTAAAAAAAATACTGGTAATGCAAATACCTCAGCGTCTGTTGATGTAAAACCCAATAGTTTAGAATCTGATACCCAGAATATTGTCGATATGCTGAGCAAAGTATCTGGAGTACTTATTGAAGGTTCTGGAGCTGATGCGTCCATAATAATAAGAGGCGTTAATACCGTTAATACAGGAAGTTCTCAACCACTTTTTTTAGTAAACGGTACTGTTATGGGTTACGGTATTAGAAGTGTCTTTTACAACATAATACCTAACCAAATACAATCCATTCGTGTTCTAAAAGGGAGTCAAGCTTCATTTTATGGCTCAAGAGGTGGTGCTGGTGTCATAGAAATAATATTAAAAGAATAA